Sequence from the Thermovirga sp. genome:
TTCAGGAGGGCCAGAGTAAACTACTCTTCCGGACTGCGCCTTGACAAGGCCCATCAGGGTGTTCAAAAGGGTTGTCTTACCTGCGCCGTTGGCACCGATGATGGAGACCACTTCTCCGGCATCCACGGAGAAGGAGACATCTTGCAGGGCCAGTATGTCTCCATAGGCAACGGTAAGGTTTTCAACCTTAAGCATTATTTGATTCTCCTCTTCCAAGGTAGGCCTCGATCACCTTTTCATCGGACCTTATTTCGCCGGGAGGACCTTCCGCCAGTTTGCCCCCGTGGTCAAGCACGACGAGTCTTTCGCACAGCGACATGGCCACCCTCATGTTGTGCTCGATGAGGAGGATCGTGAAACCTCTTTTTTGGATGTCCCTGACCAATTTCATCATCTGCTTGATTTCTTCTTGGCTCAGGCCCGAAAAGGATTCGTCAAGGAGCAGAAGTTGGGGCCCCAGAGCGAGAGCCCTTGCCAATTCAAGGCGCCTAAGGTTCCCTAGGGAGAGGTTGGCGGCGAGACCATCTGCAAATCCTTCGAGTCCCACTTCTTTGAGGAAAGCCATAGCTTGCTCGCGGTTCTTGCCGGTGTTAAAAAGAAGGCTGGTTTTAACGAAGGAGCTGTACCTCGGCAACCCAAGTCCGACCATGACGTTGTTCAGTACCGTCATCCCGCCGAAGGGACGGACGATCTGGAAGGTGCGTCCCACTCCCTTGGCGGCGATAGAATGCGCCGGTAAACCATCGATGCGTTCTCCCTCAAGGAATATCTGCCCCGACGTGGGACGGTATACCCCGGAGATTACGTTGAAGCATGTCGTCTTCCCAGCGCCGTTGGGTCCTATCAGGCCAAGGATCTCGCCCCTGCGCACATGGAAGGACACCTTGTCGACGGCTTTAAGCCCACCGAAATGGCGGCTCATCTTTTCGACGCGGAGGATAAAGTCCTCGCCCGGCACGATCATCGCCTCCCCCGCGAGACGAGCCTGCCTAAAATACTGCCCTCTCCGAGGATGCCCTGGGGCTGGAAGCGTATGACAAGCAAAAGGGCAATGCCGTAAAGGAGCATACGGTACTGGACCAGGGGCCTGAACAATTCGGGGAGGGAGCCCAACACAATGGCCCCCAGTATGGGGCCCCAGATGCTCCCCATGCCTCCGAGTACCGCCATGGATAGCAGCATGATGGAAACGGGGAACCCGAAGTCGTCGGGGCTAATGAAATTGACGAAATGGGCATAGAGCACCCCCCCGAGGCCGGCCATTGCGCTCCCTATGGTAAAGGCAAGGATCTTGAAGCGCACGTGGGAGATCCCCATCGCTCCCGCGGCAGTCTCCTCCTCTCTCATGGCTTCCGTGGCGAGCCCGGTCCAGGTCCGGACGAAAAGAAAAGTGAACCAGGTCACCAGGGCCAACAAAACCAGGATGAGGGCCAGGTAGTACTGACCCCTGAGCCTGGTGGCGAACAATACGGGTGTCGGTATGCCTCCAATGCCCAACGCCCCGCCAAAAAAGGGAACATAGAGGAAGATGCTCCTAACGATGAAGTTGATACCTATGGTGGTTATGGCAAGGAAGTCATCCCTTACTCGGAGACTGGGTATGCCCAGCAGGGCGCCGATCAACCCCGTGATCAGGGTCGCCAGGGGAAGACTCCACCAGAAGGAGAAGCCCGCCTTCGTGCAAAGCAGAGCGGAGGAATAGGCCCCGATGCCGAAAAAGGCCGCATGGCCCAGGGATATCTGTCCTGCGAACCCGACGATGATGTTCAGGCCCGAGGCCA
This genomic interval carries:
- a CDS encoding ABC transporter ATP-binding protein; this encodes MIVPGEDFILRVEKMSRHFGGLKAVDKVSFHVRRGEILGLIGPNGAGKTTCFNVISGVYRPTSGQIFLEGERIDGLPAHSIAAKGVGRTFQIVRPFGGMTVLNNVMVGLGLPRYSSFVKTSLLFNTGKNREQAMAFLKEVGLEGFADGLAANLSLGNLRRLELARALALGPQLLLLDESFSGLSQEEIKQMMKLVRDIQKRGFTILLIEHNMRVAMSLCERLVVLDHGGKLAEGPPGEIRSDEKVIEAYLGRGESNNA
- a CDS encoding branched-chain amino acid ABC transporter permease — its product is MGGYFSTVAIMIGIYALVASGLNIIVGFAGQISLGHAAFFGIGAYSSALLCTKAGFSFWWSLPLATLITGLIGALLGIPSLRVRDDFLAITTIGINFIVRSIFLYVPFFGGALGIGGIPTPVLFATRLRGQYYLALILVLLALVTWFTFLFVRTWTGLATEAMREEETAAGAMGISHVRFKILAFTIGSAMAGLGGVLYAHFVNFISPDDFGFPVSIMLLSMAVLGGMGSIWGPILGAIVLGSLPELFRPLVQYRMLLYGIALLLVIRFQPQGILGEGSILGRLVSRGRR